A stretch of Candidatus Marinimicrobia bacterium CG08_land_8_20_14_0_20_45_22 DNA encodes these proteins:
- a CDS encoding 1-deoxy-D-xylulose-5-phosphate synthase: MNQFLSKYKLLSKIDSPKDLKKLTLDELITLSDELRSYIIETTQITGGHLASSLGVIDLTIALHAVFNTPEDKLVWDVGHQAYGHKILTGRKEEILTIRQYGGISGFCKISESEYDTYGAGHASTSISAALGLASARDMSGESERIVAIIGDGALTGGLAYEGLNNADKLKGQFLVILNDNRMSISRNVGAMSNYLTRIVTHPKYLRFKTRVWDSLSYLPKGGNFARKIGRKFLESLKNILAPGIVFEEFGFRYYGPIDGHDLGRLIETLNRIKDFKYPVLLHVITQKGKGLASAENDPTKYHGISPKSPDVKEQKVTTSAPPFLKVLGETSCEIAEKNNKAVFITAAMADGTGLVEFSNKFPKRYFDVGIAEGHAVTFAAGLAVAGYRPVVAIYSTFLQRAYDHIIHDVALQNLPVIFALDRAGLVGEDGPTHHGAFDLSYLNCIPNMIISAPRNGTEFRNLLFTAFQQNEYPFAIRYPKESCSVFENQQEPTIYPVGKWEILNKGSEVAVVSVGILSNAALDAVSILRKKGIDPTIVHARFVKPIDHELLNELARTHQWIFTLEENSLIGGFGSTISRILSEMRSPIRLVTLGIPDEFIEQGTREILIDKLGLNAEGIARSISGVLSQ; this comes from the coding sequence ATGAATCAATTTTTATCGAAATACAAATTGTTGTCGAAGATCGACTCGCCGAAAGATTTGAAGAAACTTACACTTGATGAGTTAATTACACTAAGCGACGAACTTCGCAGTTATATCATCGAGACAACTCAAATCACCGGTGGGCATTTGGCGTCAAGCCTCGGAGTCATCGATCTAACCATTGCGCTTCATGCCGTCTTCAACACGCCGGAAGATAAACTCGTATGGGATGTCGGGCATCAGGCGTATGGACACAAAATTCTGACCGGTAGAAAAGAAGAAATTCTGACTATTCGTCAATATGGCGGCATTAGCGGATTCTGTAAGATTTCCGAAAGTGAATACGACACCTACGGAGCCGGTCACGCCAGCACTTCGATTTCAGCGGCATTGGGGTTGGCGTCGGCACGGGATATGTCAGGCGAAAGCGAGCGGATCGTTGCTATTATTGGTGACGGCGCTCTAACAGGCGGTCTGGCCTATGAAGGTTTAAATAACGCTGATAAACTGAAAGGTCAGTTTTTAGTCATTCTCAACGATAATCGCATGTCGATTTCCCGGAATGTTGGCGCGATGTCGAATTATCTAACACGCATTGTGACGCATCCAAAATATTTGCGCTTTAAGACGCGAGTATGGGATTCGTTGTCGTATTTACCGAAGGGTGGAAATTTTGCGAGAAAGATAGGGCGGAAATTCCTCGAATCGTTGAAAAATATTTTGGCTCCCGGAATAGTGTTTGAAGAATTTGGATTCCGGTATTACGGACCAATCGACGGACATGACCTTGGACGATTAATCGAAACGCTTAACAGAATTAAAGATTTTAAATATCCAGTTCTGTTGCATGTGATTACCCAAAAGGGCAAGGGCTTGGCCAGCGCCGAAAATGATCCGACGAAATATCATGGTATTTCTCCAAAATCGCCGGATGTTAAGGAGCAAAAAGTGACGACAAGCGCGCCGCCGTTTCTAAAAGTTCTGGGCGAAACGTCTTGCGAAATTGCCGAGAAGAACAACAAAGCCGTGTTTATCACTGCCGCAATGGCAGATGGTACCGGTCTGGTGGAATTTTCAAATAAATTCCCCAAAAGATATTTTGATGTTGGCATTGCCGAAGGTCACGCGGTGACATTTGCCGCCGGACTGGCTGTCGCCGGTTATCGACCGGTCGTTGCCATTTACTCGACTTTCCTACAACGCGCTTACGACCATATCATTCACGACGTCGCTCTTCAAAATTTACCGGTCATTTTTGCACTGGATCGCGCCGGACTGGTTGGAGAAGATGGACCAACGCACCATGGCGCATTCGATTTGAGTTACCTAAACTGCATTCCGAATATGATCATTTCCGCTCCTCGCAACGGAACTGAATTCCGTAATCTGCTTTTCACGGCATTTCAACAAAATGAATATCCGTTCGCGATTCGCTACCCGAAGGAATCTTGCTCAGTTTTCGAGAATCAACAAGAGCCGACGATTTATCCGGTCGGCAAATGGGAAATCCTGAACAAAGGATCGGAAGTTGCTGTTGTTTCCGTTGGCATTCTGTCGAATGCGGCGCTGGACGCTGTTAGTATTTTACGGAAAAAAGGAATCGATCCGACGATCGTTCACGCGCGTTTTGTCAAACCAATCGATCATGAATTACTGAATGAACTTGCACGAACTCATCAGTGGATTTTCACTCTTGAAGAGAATTCGCTTATTGGTGGATTCGGATCGACAATTTCACGGATTTTGTCGGAAATGCGATCGCCGATAAGATTGGTAACGCTCGGTATTCCGGATGAATTTATCGAACAGGGAACGCGTGAAATTCTGATTGATAAACTGGGCTTGAATGCAGAAGGAATCGCTCGATCAATATCTGGCGTTCTTAGTCAATAG
- a CDS encoding pyridoxal 5'-phosphate synthase glutaminase subunit PdxT, with protein MSRSLNIGVLALQGAFQKHVEMLNRIGVKSEVIRYGEQLRTIDGLIIPGGESTTMTKIIFEMRFLPDLEAFDKPIFGTCAGAILLSETCDDPNIQTFKRAPVKMLRNAYGRQVDSFTESVNLSFNDKPFSAIFIRAPKITECSSKVEILGRFNGEIVLVRYRQYLLSTFHPELKNDPRIHEYFIEMVKK; from the coding sequence ATGAGTCGTAGTCTGAATATTGGCGTTCTGGCTCTTCAAGGAGCATTCCAAAAACATGTAGAAATGCTTAACCGAATCGGTGTAAAAAGTGAAGTGATCCGGTATGGCGAGCAACTGCGGACGATTGATGGACTAATCATCCCGGGCGGCGAATCGACGACGATGACCAAAATCATTTTTGAGATGAGATTTCTACCGGATTTAGAAGCGTTCGACAAGCCAATTTTCGGAACCTGCGCAGGCGCTATTTTATTGTCAGAAACGTGTGACGATCCGAATATCCAAACATTTAAAAGAGCACCGGTAAAAATGTTGAGAAACGCCTATGGTCGGCAGGTAGATTCGTTTACAGAATCTGTAAATCTAAGTTTTAACGATAAACCCTTTTCGGCAATTTTTATTCGTGCGCCAAAAATTACTGAGTGTTCTTCGAAAGTAGAAATTCTCGGCCGGTTTAACGGTGAAATCGTTCTCGTCCGATATCGGCAATATTTGCTTTCGACTTTTCACCCTGAACTGAAAAACGATCCTCGTATTCACGAATATTTTATTGAAATGGTTAAAAAATGA